The nucleotide sequence TATTTATTTACTTCAGAATCTGTATCAGAAGGACATCCTGATAAAATAGCAGATCAAATTTCTGATGCTATTTTAGATAAAATAATTGAACAAGATATTGATGCACGTGTCGCATGTGAAACATATATTAAAAATAATATAGTATTAATTGGAGGTGAAATAACAACAAAAGCTAAAATTAATATAGAAAAAATAACTAGAAAAACAATCAAAGAAATTGGATACACTAATCCTAATAAAGGATTTGATGCAGATACGTGTACAATACTAAATATTATTAGTAAACAATCGAAAGATATTAATAAAGGTATAACATCTAATTCTGATAAAGCTAATCAAAAAGCAGGAGATCAAGGATTTGTATTTGGTTATGCAAATAATGAAACAGATGTGTTTATGCCTGCTCCTATTATATATGCACATAAATTAATGTATCAACAAGCATCAGTTAGAAAGAAAAAAATTTTATCATGGTTAGAACCAGATGCAAAAAGTCAAATTACTTTTAAATATAAAAATAATCAAATTATTGATATAGATTCTGTAGTTTTATCAACACAAATTTCTAAGCAAATTTCATTTAAAAAATTAGAAGAAGCTATTATGGAAGAAATTATTAAACCTATTTTACCTAAAAAATGGATAAATAAAAAAACAAAATTTTTTATTAATCCTTCTGGGAGTTTTATTACTGGCGGCCCTGTTGGAGATTGCGGCCTAACTGGAAGAAAAATTATTGTAGATACTTATGGGGGTATGGCTAGACACGGAGGAGGAGCATTTTCTGGTAAAGATCCATCAAAAGTAGATAGATCAGCTGCTTATGCTGCTCGTTATATAGCTAAAAATATAGTAGCATCATCTTTAGCTTCACGATGTGAAATCCAAATCTCATATATTATTGGTATTGCTAAACCAATCTCAATAATGATAAATACATTTGGTACTGGAAAAGTATCTGATAAAAAAATAACTGCATTTATTAAAACAATTTTTGATTTAAGACCTTTTCATTTAATAAAAATGTTAGATTTATTAAAACCGATATATAAAAAAACTGCATCTTATGGTCATTTTGGTAGAAATATTTTTTCATGGGAAAAAACAGATAAAATTTTAAAATTTAAAGATTTTTTTAAAATTACTTAAAATAGAAAAAATTATAAAAAATTTTTTAAATTTTTTGTAATCCAATAACTTTTTCATTAAATTTTGTTTTAATTATAATTACACCTTTTGTATTACGCCCAACAATACAAATTTCGGATATATTAATACGTATTAATGTACCCATATTAGTAATTATAATTACTTGATCATTATTTGTTACTTTTAAAGATCCTACTAATTTTCCATTTCTTTTATTAATTTTCATAGATATAATTCCTTTTGTAGCTCTAGATTTTATAGGAAATTTTTGATTATTAGTGCATTTTCCATATCCATTCTCTGTTATGGTAAAAATGTTTTTTTGAAATTTATGATTTAATACTATTAATGAAACTACATAATCTTTTTTTTTATTTGAAAAACTAATACCTTTTACACCTATTGTGTTCCTTCCTATTGATTTAATTTGTGATTCATTAAATTTAACTACTTTACCTAAAGAAGAAAATAACATAATTACATCATTTTTTTTAATAAGAGAGACACCTATTAAAGTATCATTTTTTTTTAATTTTATTGCAATAATTCCATTAGATCTTGGTTTATTAAATTTATTTAAATTTGTTTTTTTTATTTTCCCTTGTGAAGTTGCCATAATTAAATCAGAATAATTTGTATTATTACTTATTACAATAAAAGTATTAATAATTTCATTATTTTTTAAAGGAATAAAATTTATAATAGGTTTTCCTTTTGCATATCTATTAGCTTCAGGTATGTCATATACTTTTAACCAATATAAATATCCTTTATTAGAAAAACATAAAATTTGATCATGAGTATATGCTATTAATATTTTATATATAAAATCATTTTCTTTCAATTTTACAGCTATTTTGCCTCTTCCCCCTCTATGTTGTAAATTATATTCAGTAATTTTTTGATATTTAATATATCCTTGATAAGATAAGGTAATAATAACTTTTTCATGATTAATTAAATCTTTTTTTTGAATTATGGAATTATTATGATTATTTAAAATAATTTCTGTTTTTCTTTGATCTCCAAATTCTTTTTTTACTAAAACTAATTCATCGTATATTACTTTCATTAAGTATTCATAATTTTCAATTATTTTCATTAAATTCGATATTTTATATATTAAATTTTCATATTCTATACATAATTTTTTATGTTCTAAATTTGTTAATTTATTTAATTTTAATTCTAAAATAGCTATAATTTGTGTATAACTAAAATGATAATTTTCATTAAATTTTATTAAATTAGAATTAGTCAAATAAATATTTAATGTTTTTTTCTCCTGTAAATTAAATATTTGGAATATATTTGGAATTTTCCAAGCTTGTAAAGCAATTTTATTTCTTATATTTTCTTCTATTTTAGAAGAACGGATAATTTTAATAATTTCTTTTATATTTAATAAAGCTACTATTAATCCTTCTAAAATATGTGCTTTATTACGTGCTTTATTTATTTCATAATTTGTCCTTCTTATTACTATTTCACGTCTGTGAGAAATAAATGCTTCAATAATACTTTTTAAAGACATTAATGTAGGTTTTCCTTTATATAAAGAAACCATTTTTATACTAAAAGTAGTTTGTAAAGGTGTTAATTTATATAAATTATTTAATAATACATTAATAGATATATCTTTTTTTATTTTAATTAAAATTCTAATTCCGTCTTTATCTGACTCATCTCTTAAAGTTTTAATTCCTTTAATTTTTTTTTCTTTTATTAAATAAGCTATTTTTTCTATTAATTTAGATTTATTTACCTGATAAGGAAGTTCATAAATTATGATTTTTTTGTATTTTTGTTTTTTATCTTTAATAGTTTTAATACGTCCTCTAATAAAAATTTTTCCCTTACCTGTATTATATGCATTTTCAATTTCATCAATACCATAAATAATCCCTGCAGTAGGAAAATCAGGACCAGGAATATAATTCATTAATTCTTTAATATTAATAGTATTATTTTTAATATAAGCTAAGCAGGCATTAATCACTTCATTAATATTATGTGGAGGAATATTAGTTGTCATACCAACTGCTATACCAGATGATCCATTTATTAATAAATTAGGTATTTTTGTAGGCATTATTTCAGGTATTTTCTCTGTACCATCATAATTAGATAAAAAATTTACTGTATTTTTTTCTAAATCACTAATAATTTCTTGAGAAATTTTAGACATTTTTATTTCAGTATAACGCATAGCTGCTGCAGAATCTCCATCAATAGAACCAAAATTACCTTGTCCTTTTATTAATGGATATCTTAATGAAAAATTTTGTGCTAATCTTACAATTGTATCATAAACTGCATTATCTCCATGAGGATGATATTTTCCTATTACATCTCCTACTATTCTTGCTGATTTTTTATAAGATTTATTCCATGTATTTCCTAATATATACATAGCGTATAATATACGTCTATGTACTGGTTTTAATCCATCTCTTACATCTGGCAAGGCTCTCCCTATTATAACTGACATTGCATAATCTAAATAAGAATTTTTTAATTCTTCTTCAATATTAATTAATTTTATTTCTTTAGCAAAAAAATTCATGTAAATAAATATCCTTTTAACTTATGTTTTATAAGTTATAAATTTGTTATTTATGTATTCTAATATATAATTCAAATAATTAAATGTATAAAATCATAAAAATATACACTAATTTATAATATAAATTTCTATAATTTATACTTACTTATGTAATAGAATTTTTTTTATTAAAAAGTAAATTTTTATACTTTATGTTTTAAAATAATATTTTTAAAAAAAATTTAAATATTATAATTTTCTAATTGCTTAATTTTTTTTTTTGCTTGATTAATAACTTCTTTAGGAAGACCAGCTAAAGATGCTACGAATAAACCATAATTTTTATTAATTGATCCATTTTTAATTTTATATAAAAAGACAATAGAATTATTGATTTCGACTGCATCAAAATACATATTTTTTATACTTTTATTTTTAGTTTTTAAGTTTGTTAATTCAATATAATTAGTTGCAAATAAAGTAAGTGATTTAATTTTTTGAGCAATATTTTCTGCACAAGCCCATGCTATAGCTAAACCATCATGAGTAGATGTTCCTCTACCTATTTCATCCATTAATACTAAACTTTTTTTGGTTGCATTTCTTAAAATATTTGCAGTTTCTATCATTTCTACCATAAAAGTAGATAATCCAAACGCAATATTATCTGTAGATCCTATTCTTGTAAATATCCTATCTATAGGACCTATAATAGCTTTATCTGCAGGAATGTAACTACCTATATAAGTCATTAATACAATTAATGCTATTTGTCTCATATAAGTACTTTTTCCACCCATATTAGGACCTGTTATTAATAACATATTGTATTTATCAGTTAATATAACATTATTAGCTATGAAAGATGATTTTATAATATGTTCAACAACAGGATGTCTAGAATTAATTAATGATATTCCTATTTTTTTACTAATTATAGGACATGTATAATTTAAAGTTAGAGATCTTTCAGCTAAATTACATAATACATCTAATTCAGATAAATATAATGATATTTTTTGTAAATTTTTTAAAAAAGGATTAATATAATTAAATAATTTATTATATAAATATTTTTCTAAATTTAAGAGTTTTTCTTTAGATAAAAGAATGTTTTTTTGATATTTTTGTAATTCTGGAATAGTATATCTTTTAAAATTTTTTAAAGTTTGAATTTGAATATATTTATTAGGTAAGTTATTTTTATAACTTTTGTTAATTTGAATATAATACCCATGAATTGTATTATACCCTATTTTTAATTTTTCTATTTTTAATAAATTACGTTCTTGATTTTCTATAAATAATAAATATTTATTTGAATCATTAGATAATTCTCTTAATTTATCTAATTCTGAATTATAGTTAATAGCTATAACATTTCCTTCTTTTAGGGATAAAGCAGGATGTTTCTTTATAGATTTTTCTAATAATTCTTTTAACGGAGATAAAAGTCCTAAATTTAGGATTTTTAATTTTATTTCACAATTATTAATTTTCTGAAAAATTTTATGAATTTTAGGTAAATAATTTAATGTTTGTCTTAAAGACACTAAATCATTAGGTTTTGCAGTTTTTAAAGCTAATCTAGCAATAATTCTTTCAATATCACTAATTTTTAATAATATTTTTTGAAAATCTAAAAAATATTTTTGTAAAACAGAAATATTTTTTTGTCTATTTAAAATGATTTTTATATCACGTGTTGGGTTATTTAACCACCTTTTTAATAAACGGCTTCCCATATTAGTTGTTGTATAGTCTAATATTTTAATTAAAGTATTATTTTTATCACCTGAAATACTATTAATAATTTCTAAATTTTTACGAGTATTTTCATCCATAATAATTTCATTATTATTATTTTTTAAATAAATATTATTGATATGAGGTAAATATACTTTTTGTGTATCTTTAACATATTGGATTAAGCATCCTGCTGCTCTAATAGCTAACAATGATTTTTCAATACCGAAACTTTTTAAATTTTTAGTTTTAAATTGCATATTTAATTGTTGTATTGCGGTATCTATATCAAATTCCCATAATGGTCTACGTCTAAGACAATTTCTTTTTTTTAATAAATCTATACTTTGAAAATTTTCAGAATATAATAATTCTTTTGGATTTGTTCTTTGTAATTCTCCTGCAATTATATTAATATCTTTATTTTCCATAATTCTAAAATCCCCAGAACTAATATTTAATGTAGCATAACCAAATCCCAATTTTATATCTTGATATATTGATCCTAATAAATTATCAATATTATTATTTAATAAAATATCATCACTAACTGTTCCTGGAGTAATAATTCTAACTATTTTTCTATTTAAAATTTTATTTTTAGAAGATATATTTTTTTTTTCTATTTGCTCACAAATAGCTATAGATTCTCCTAATTTAATTAATCTTGATAAATAATTTTGTATACTATTAACTGGTATCCCTGCCATAGGAATCGGCTTTCCATTTAATTTACCTCTTTTAGTTAATACAATATTTAATAATTTTGATGCTTTTTTTGCATCCTCAAAAAACATCTCATAAAAATCTCCTAATCTATAAAATAATAGAATATTAGGATATTGTTTTTTAAATTTGAAATATTGCTTCATCATAGGTGTAGACATATTTAACTACTTTTTAATATTTTTTATTTTAAAAAAAATACTTTACCTAAATAAAATTTTATTTAAAACAAATAAGATAAGAAAAATAATTGATAATTTTAATAGTTTATATAGTAATTATTACTATTAGTTATTTATCATCATTATTTTCATTATTTTCATTATTATTAATAATATTTAATATTATAAAAAATAAATTAATAAAATCTAAATATAACATAA is from Enterobacteriaceae endosymbiont of Donacia bicoloricornis and encodes:
- the gyrA gene encoding DNA gyrase subunit A, with amino-acid sequence MNFFAKEIKLINIEEELKNSYLDYAMSVIIGRALPDVRDGLKPVHRRILYAMYILGNTWNKSYKKSARIVGDVIGKYHPHGDNAVYDTIVRLAQNFSLRYPLIKGQGNFGSIDGDSAAAMRYTEIKMSKISQEIISDLEKNTVNFLSNYDGTEKIPEIMPTKIPNLLINGSSGIAVGMTTNIPPHNINEVINACLAYIKNNTINIKELMNYIPGPDFPTAGIIYGIDEIENAYNTGKGKIFIRGRIKTIKDKKQKYKKIIIYELPYQVNKSKLIEKIAYLIKEKKIKGIKTLRDESDKDGIRILIKIKKDISINVLLNNLYKLTPLQTTFSIKMVSLYKGKPTLMSLKSIIEAFISHRREIVIRRTNYEINKARNKAHILEGLIVALLNIKEIIKIIRSSKIEENIRNKIALQAWKIPNIFQIFNLQEKKTLNIYLTNSNLIKFNENYHFSYTQIIAILELKLNKLTNLEHKKLCIEYENLIYKISNLMKIIENYEYLMKVIYDELVLVKKEFGDQRKTEIILNNHNNSIIQKKDLINHEKVIITLSYQGYIKYQKITEYNLQHRGGRGKIAVKLKENDFIYKILIAYTHDQILCFSNKGYLYWLKVYDIPEANRYAKGKPIINFIPLKNNEIINTFIVISNNTNYSDLIMATSQGKIKKTNLNKFNKPRSNGIIAIKLKKNDTLIGVSLIKKNDVIMLFSSLGKVVKFNESQIKSIGRNTIGVKGISFSNKKKDYVVSLIVLNHKFQKNIFTITENGYGKCTNNQKFPIKSRATKGIISMKINKRNGKLVGSLKVTNNDQVIIITNMGTLIRINISEICIVGRNTKGVIIIKTKFNEKVIGLQKI
- the metK gene encoding methionine adenosyltransferase, encoding MTEYLFTSESVSEGHPDKIADQISDAILDKIIEQDIDARVACETYIKNNIVLIGGEITTKAKINIEKITRKTIKEIGYTNPNKGFDADTCTILNIISKQSKDINKGITSNSDKANQKAGDQGFVFGYANNETDVFMPAPIIYAHKLMYQQASVRKKKILSWLEPDAKSQITFKYKNNQIIDIDSVVLSTQISKQISFKKLEEAIMEEIIKPILPKKWINKKTKFFINPSGSFITGGPVGDCGLTGRKIIVDTYGGMARHGGGAFSGKDPSKVDRSAAYAARYIAKNIVASSLASRCEIQISYIIGIAKPISIMINTFGTGKVSDKKITAFIKTIFDLRPFHLIKMLDLLKPIYKKTASYGHFGRNIFSWEKTDKILKFKDFFKIT